In the Fibrobacter sp. genome, CCTCAGGGTGGAAACGCATTCTTCCTGATGAACGACTGGCATGTTCTCGTAACCGACGACATGCAGAACTACCACGACTACGGCGCTGTTCTCTCTTGGCGCACGTTCTCATGGGCTTCGGGAAACGCCTTTGCCGGTCATTGCGAATTCCGTAACGGAAAATACTACTGGTACGTTGCTGTGCACCACGCCACCATCAAGCAGGACGAAGGATTTGCCATTGGCGTTGCCGTGGCGGACCATCCGTCTGGTCCCTGGAAGGATGCAATCGGCAAGGCACTGATTACGGACAACACTCCCAATGACGTAGCCTTGAACATCGACCCCGCTATTTTCTACGATGGCAACGATATCTGGATGTATTGGGGTTCCTGGAACGCAGGCCGCCGTGTAAAACTGAAGGAAAACATGATCGAACTTGCGGGCACTCCCGAGGACGTTAAGATCAAGGACTTCTTCGAAGCTCCCTGGGTCCACAAGTACCGCGGCAACTATTACTTCAGTTACGCTTCCGGCTATCCTTCCACCATCAACTACTCCATGGCCAAGAGCATGAACGGTCCCTGGACACAGATGGGAACCATCAACGATAAGATGGAAAATTCCGAGACAAACCATCAGGCAATCTTCCGCTATCTGGGCCACTGGTACTTTATGTATCACGGCGCTACAGCTCCCGGCGGCTGGACTTACCGTAGGTCTGTGAACATCGACTACTTGTATTACGACCAGGATGCAAAAATCCAGAAGATCAAGCGCACCACTGACGGCGTAGACAAGGTGAATAACGCCATCGTACAGAACGGTGAATTCCGCCTGACTGCAAGCCACAGCAACTTAAGCTTTGCAGATGCAAACGGAATCGTGGTACAGCAGACCACAAACGAAAACGATCGCAACCAGTACTGGAAAGTAACCCACAACGACAAGAACCGCCGTCATTATTCCTTGCAAAACGTCGGCACCGGCAATTACTACTGCCCCTCTGCCACCTTGCTGGATACGGTTAAAACTTCCAAGACGACTTGTGAAATTCGCATTGAAAATGCATCCGAGGCAAAAGGCTATTACCTCTACGGTGATTACGAAAGCGACTTCGTGGGCGACGTGCTGAACGTTTCCAAGGACGTGGGCATGCCTGTGATTACCTGGGTTCGCACCGGCGCAGACAACCAGAAAATCAAGATGGTAAAGGCCAAGGCTCCGGAACTTTCCAGCAGTTCTGTTGCTCCTGAAGTTTCCAGCTCCAGCGAAAAGCCCGCAGTTTCTTCTTCTAGCGAGGCGCCAAATTCCTCCGACAGCGAAAATACTGATGTAGATTCCAACATCACCGAAGCCATCGTTTATGGCGGTGCGGGTGCTAGGAATGGAGCTTGGGACGGTTCTTTGAACGGCGCAGATTTCAAATACGATGACGCCACACGCACCGTCTACCTGGGAACTTCCAACAGCTGGGCTGTTCTTGATTTAAACGGAACCGTCATCAAGAAGGGAACCGGAAACCAAATTCAAATGAGTAATTTCCGACCGGGCGTACTTCTGGTACGCAGCGGAAAAATGATGATGAAAATCAGCAACAAGTAAAAGCCTACTCACAAAACCAAACAAGTCCCGTGGCAAAACTGCCGCGGGATTTGTTTTTAGTTATACGCCGCGGAATTTTTTCTTCTGGTCCAGCTTGGCGAAGATACCAGCAAGAATGGTACCGCTTATGGAATGGTAGGCGCAACTGATAGCGCAGGGAACCACGCACAGAGCGGCATTGGGATTAGCAGCGATGTTCTCGGGATTAGCAAAGAAGGCTGCCGCAAGCACCGTTGCCATGCCCGCATTCTGCACGCCAACTTCGATGGCGATGGTACGTTTCTTTGCCGTGGTGAATTTAAGGACGCGACCTACACTATAGCCCAGCACATAGCCAAGCGCATTGTGGCAGAACACCACGGCAAGCACCAGGAACAATAGGCTTACGCCATTGTTCAGCAGATGCGGGCGCACCGTTACGATAACGCTACCCACAATAAGGCCAAGGCCGATGACGCTTACCGAAGGCATGTTCGCCTGGATTTCCTTAAAGCCGTTACGATGACCGAAGAAATGGTTCATCAGGAAGCCTGCGGTCACAGGGCCCACGGTCACATAAAGGATCTGCAGGAACATCCCCACCGCATTCACGTTGATGCTGGTATCTGCAAGCCACAATACCAAAAACGGGGTAACAATCGGCGCAAGCAAGGTGCTGACGATTGTCATGCCCACAGAGAAGGCAACGTCTCCCTTGGCAAGATAACTCATCACATTGCTGGAGACGCCGCCGGGGCAGCAGCCCACCAGAATGATACCTACAGCGAGATACGGATCCAGTCCGAAAACTTTCGTAAGGCACAGGGCAACCAGCGGCATGATGGTGTACTGAGCCAAGGCGCCAGCACAAATATCCAGCGGGCGCTTCGCCAAGTTCTTGAAATCTTCAATGCGAAGGGTCAAGCCCATGGACAGCATGATAATGCCGAGAATGACCGAAGAAACGTTTCCGTGAACCCAGGCAAATGTAACAGGGGCAAAGAAAGCAACCACCGCGCAGGCGATTACAAAAAGAGAGGTATAGGTGGAAAGAAAACGGGTCACCGCCCTAATAACTTTAAGCATGACCCAAATATAGAATGGTTCCGTCTTACTTGCTAGCCACGAATTTCTGGAAACGAAGGAGTATATCCAAAAGTTCCTCGGGAAGACGGTTCACTGTTTCACGCTGGATTTCTTCGGGAACACCATAAACGGCCTCGGCCATGGCGCAGGCGATGCAGCAAAGGGTATCGCTGTCGCCACCCAAGGAAACTGCAAGGCGCGCCACTTCTTCGAAGGAATTGCCTTCGCGGAAGGCGCAGAATGCCTGAGGGACCGTGCCTTGGCAGGATTCATCCATATGGTAGCCGGGGCGAATCTTGTCACAAGTCATCTGGCTGATAGCATAGCCATAGGTGCGTTCCACATAATCCAGAATTTCCTGCTTGGACTTGCCTGCACGCCCCAGGAAGATGGCGGCCGCCACCGCCTTGGCT is a window encoding:
- a CDS encoding family 43 glycosylhydrolase, with amino-acid sequence MGLGKTIKKLRAGFAAILGTGIASVAMAANPLTTAFYSADAAALVHNDSLFIFAGHDEQGPQGGNAFFLMNDWHVLVTDDMQNYHDYGAVLSWRTFSWASGNAFAGHCEFRNGKYYWYVAVHHATIKQDEGFAIGVAVADHPSGPWKDAIGKALITDNTPNDVALNIDPAIFYDGNDIWMYWGSWNAGRRVKLKENMIELAGTPEDVKIKDFFEAPWVHKYRGNYYFSYASGYPSTINYSMAKSMNGPWTQMGTINDKMENSETNHQAIFRYLGHWYFMYHGATAPGGWTYRRSVNIDYLYYDQDAKIQKIKRTTDGVDKVNNAIVQNGEFRLTASHSNLSFADANGIVVQQTTNENDRNQYWKVTHNDKNRRHYSLQNVGTGNYYCPSATLLDTVKTSKTTCEIRIENASEAKGYYLYGDYESDFVGDVLNVSKDVGMPVITWVRTGADNQKIKMVKAKAPELSSSSVAPEVSSSSEKPAVSSSSEAPNSSDSENTDVDSNITEAIVYGGAGARNGAWDGSLNGADFKYDDATRTVYLGTSNSWAVLDLNGTVIKKGTGNQIQMSNFRPGVLLVRSGKMMMKISNK
- a CDS encoding bile acid:sodium symporter family protein; its protein translation is MLKVIRAVTRFLSTYTSLFVIACAVVAFFAPVTFAWVHGNVSSVILGIIMLSMGLTLRIEDFKNLAKRPLDICAGALAQYTIMPLVALCLTKVFGLDPYLAVGIILVGCCPGGVSSNVMSYLAKGDVAFSVGMTIVSTLLAPIVTPFLVLWLADTSINVNAVGMFLQILYVTVGPVTAGFLMNHFFGHRNGFKEIQANMPSVSVIGLGLIVGSVIVTVRPHLLNNGVSLLFLVLAVVFCHNALGYVLGYSVGRVLKFTTAKKRTIAIEVGVQNAGMATVLAAAFFANPENIAANPNAALCVVPCAISCAYHSISGTILAGIFAKLDQKKKFRGV